CATCAGCGCCATGCCCACCAATCTGTACGGGCCGGGGGACAATTACCACCCGGAGAACAGCCATGTGATCCCGGCGTTGATCCGGCGCTTTCATGAAGCGAAAGTGGCTGGCGCAGATAGGGTGAAAATTTGGGGTACTGGTACCGCGTTGCGGGAGTTCTTGTATGTAGACGACATGGCGGGAGCGTGCGTGTTCCTGATGGAGAAATATTCCGATTTCGAGCACGTCAATGTGGGCTGCCAAGAGGAAATATCCATCATGAACGTGGCGAAGTGCATTGCAGGCGTGGTGGGTTTCAGGGGGGAGGTCGTCAATGACCCGACGCGACCGGATGGCACACCGCGTAAGTTGATGGATTCTGGTAAGTTGTTCGGTTTGGGCTGGCGTCCGGTACATATGCTGGAAAGCGGCCTGCGAGACGCGTATCGCGACTTTCTGGATACCCAGCACAAACGAGGCAGCTGACTTCATGCCGCACGAACTTGTAATTGAAGCCGGACGCGCCGAACGGCAGTACTGGAAAGACCTGTGGCGTTACCGGGAACTCTTTTTAATCCTGATGTGGCGCGACGTAGCGGTGCAGTACAAACAGACCGTGGTGGGCATACTGTGGGCCGTGCTGCGACCGTTGCTGACCATGGCCGCGTTCACGTTTGTCTTTGGCAAGGTGGCCAAGCTGCCGTCCGAAGGTGGCGTTCCCTACCCGCTTATGGTGTTTGTGGCCATGCTGCCCTGGCAGTTGTTCGCCACATCTCTTGCCGCAACGGCCAATAGCCTTGTGAGCAACAGCAACCTGGTATCCAAGGTATACTTTCCGCGCATCATTGTTCCGGCGGGCACCATGGGCGTGGCATTGGTCGATTACGCCATCTCTTTCTTGCTGCTCGGCGGCATGATGGCTTGGTACCAGTATGCGCCGCCGCTGCAAATTCTTGCCGCCATACCCCTGACAATGCTTGCAGCCATTGTCGCCCTGGGCCCGGGGCTCATTCTCTGCGCCCTCAATGTTACTTATCGCGATTTTCGTATTATTGTGCCCTTCATCACCCAGTTCGGCCTGTATGTCTCGCCCGTGGGTTTTTCGTCCGGCATCGTGCCGGAAAAGTGGCGAATCCTCTATGAGTGCAACCCCATGGTGGGTGTAATCGACGGCTTCCGATGGGCGATGCTGGGGTCCATTGAATTTCCGGCGCGTGCGCTATGCATCAGCATGATATGCGCCTTTATATGCATGCTGTTGGGCATCAAGATTTTTCGCAAGACGGAACGCACCTTTGCGGACGTGATTTAGGATGAGATTATGAAACCCATCATTTCCGTTGAGGGGCTCGGCAAGTGCTATACCATCAGGCACGAAGGGCAGACTCGCTACAAGTCGCTACGTGAAGAGATTTTCAAGCTGCCTCAGCGGTTGCTGCACCGGAACGCGCAAAGCCAGGAAGAATTCTGGGCGCTCAAGGACGTGCGATTTGATGTCATGCCTGGCGACAGGGTGGGCATCATCGGGCGCAACGGTGCAGGCAAGTCCACCCTGCTCAAGCTGCTTTCGCGCATCACGGAACCCACCACGGGGCGCATCACCCTGCGGGGGCGCGTGGCTAGCCTGCTGGAGGTAGGCACGGGCTTTCACCCTGAATTGTCGGGCCGGGAGAACATATTCCTCAATGGGGCTATCCTCGGCATGAGCAGGGCGGAAGTACGAAAAAAATTCGACGAGATCGTGGACTTCGCCGGTGTCGAAAAATTTCTGGATACCCCAGTCAAGCGTTACTCGTCGGGCATGTATGTGCGCCTGGCTTTTGCTGTGGCCGCGCACCTTGAGCCGGAGATTCTGATTGTGGACGAGGTTCTGGCGGTAGGCGACGCTGAATTTCAAAAAAAATGCTTAGGGAAGATGGAGGATGTGGGCAAAAGCGGACGGACCGTACTGTTCGTTAGCCATAACATGGCAGCAATGCAACAATTGTGCAGATATGGCATTCTTCTCAGTGACGGAAGAATAACTGATAATTGTGACATTAATGCTGCTTGGAAAAAGTATCAAAACATTAATAATCAGCAAAAAGCGCAAAGCGAAGCAACTGAATTTGATTTAAAGTCAAGGAGGCCACATGGTTGTATTCGTGAGATTTTCACTAAAATCAACTTGTTTTCGATTGGCGGAGTATGCCAATCAAGATTTGAAATGAAGTCTGGAATGGTTATAGATTTCTCAATTGCAAATTTAAACGACGAAAAAGACATTGATTTTGGCGTTGTTATTTATGACGATGCTGGCGCTAGGATGACAACATACAACACGTGGATGCTGGGTGTAAATGTTGAACCCTGCACGCAGAAACTTCGAATAACTATCCCTGAATTATTCCTGTCTCCAGGTGAATACACAGTTAACGCTTGTGCCGCTAGAAAGACTGCGGGGGAATACATTGACAGGATAGAGCCTGGGATCAAATTCTCTATAGCAGAAAGCAACATGTTTTCCACAGGCTATTCATACTCCCGAACAGACGGCATCTTTTTCCAGAATGCTAAAATGGAGTGTTTGTAGTGCTTTTAAAAAACAGATTGAAAGAAATCATTAGAAAATCAAATCTATGCAGGAAAATAGCGGAAATCTACGACCTCTTCCCCTACCGCATGATACACTACGGGCAAAATGCAGAAGACATAATTGCAGGAAGTCTCTTCCCTGCTTCCTATACTGGTTTTTATGTTGATATCGGCGCACATCATCCGGTTAAATTCTCTAACACCTATCTATTATACCAAGCCGGATGGCAAGGAATTAATATAGACCCCCTCCCAGGCAGCATGACCCTGTTTAATAAAATGCGCCCGAAAGATGTTAATCTAGAGATCTGTGTCTCTGATGACGATGCCGACGTAGAGTATTACATCTTTTCAGAGCCTGCATACAATACAATATCTAAAAAAAGAGCTGAACACGTAATATCTAGGAGCTATTCTCAGCTCATTGAGACGAAGGCTATCAAGACAGAATCGTTAAAGGCGATTTTTTCGCGCCACATCCCAAAAGGGCAGTCCATCGATTTAATGACCATTGATGTCGAGACAATGGAGCTGCAAGTTTTAAAGACCAACGATTGGGAAAGGTATATTCCAAGGGTGATCGTAATTGAATCGCTCGCCTCTTTCGAAAAGGACATTTTTAGCATCATTCATGATCCTGCGATCTCGTATCTCATTGAACAAGATTACCGCATAATTGGAAAGGCCATAAACGCAGTATACCTACAGCATGGAAAGTAATAAATCAGAACCTATAATTCTGTTTGCCGGCAACACAGTAAGATATCGTGAATTATCGAGTGATTGCTCAACTGACAACAAGTCGGCCAAAGTCCGTGCGCACACAAAAGCACCTGCCTGACACTGTCGCGCCCAGAGGAGTGTTGACCGATTTGACCCTCGGAAGGGCCTCCGTGAAATACTTGGCGTGGCGCTCCTCTCGATTCACGCTTCCGCCTTGGCGCGCACAGCTGGCAAGCACCACGGCGTGACTGTCTAGCCCCAAGATTAGTGCCCGATTTGCGTCCCTGGCGCCTGCAAATACTCGACAAGCAATATCCCCTGCTGCCACTCCACAGAGCCACTATCATGTGGACACCTGATACGCGTTACCCCGCGCTCAATGTCATCTAACGACAGAAGGGCTCATGCGGGCCACTATAGGGATACGCCAGCAAAACTCATGATCATTGCCCGAATAGACCAGGAGACCGACGTGTCGCTCTCGTTGAAATGGATAGACGGACGCGTGATCGCTTGAACTGCCGCAATCGCCAATCTACAGAGTGCAGTCTTTCTGCGCGCGTCACTCGCGAGCTGAACAAATCACAGATTGGCGAAGCGAGTCGAAGGCCATATCGCATGACAACAGTTTGCAACATATCGGCCCCCACCCCCACCCCCCCACCACCACCTCTCTCTCTGCGCGAGAAAAGACGAAATATTCATCGAATACATTCAGCAGACAAGCTGCGCAAAGCCACTATGCTGTACGATATAACCACAGGCGTGGTCACCAGTTGCCGGACAATACCCGCTTGCGGATGTCAAATGGGCCAGAGACTTTGCCACCAAATGCCCATGGACTTACAACGAGGAAAGAACGCACATGGACATTGACGACATTCCCCTGAGGCAAAGACTGCGAATGACAACATTACAACACCTTTCAATCTATCTAAAAAATCTGGACCCTCAGTAGCTTATGAAATATGCTATTTATACGGAGCAACACTCACGTAGCAGACTCACACAGAAAAACCAAAAAATGATCGCACCTATAGCCCTTTTTGCCTTCAACCGGCCCGAACACCTGCGCCGGACTCTCGACGCCTTGGCCGCCAACGAACTGGCTGCCGCGAGCGATCTGACCATTTTTTGTGACGGCCCCCGCAGCGAAAATGAAAAAACGCAGACGGAAGCAGTACGAGCAGTCGCCCAGGCTGCTGGGGGATTCCGCTCTTGCACAGTCATTGAACGAAAAAAAAACCACGGCTTGGCCACCAGCATCATAACCGGCGTGACGGAGATTCTTGACAAGAGCGACCGCATCATCGTGCTTGAAGATGACATGGCAACATCGCCACATTTTTTACAGTACATGAACGACGGATTGAACATCTATGCAGATAATCCCAAGGTGGCGTCCGTTCATGGGTGGTGCTTCCCCAACACCATAGCCAACCCGCCAGAGACTTTCTTTTTGCATGGCGCCGATTGCTGGGGCTGGGCAACTTGGAAGCGCGCATGGAATTTTTTTGAGCCGGATGCGTGTAAGCTTTTAATGCAGTTATACCAGCGCAACATGGCTGATGCCTTTAATCTTGACGGTGCGTACAAATATACTGAAATGCTGCAGGCCGCCCTCGAGGGAAAAAACGACTCCTGGGCCGTACGCTGGCATGCTTCTGCCTTTTTACGCAACATGTATACCCTACATCCCAGTCGCTCTTTAGTGCAAAACATAGGCCTTGATGCGTCAGGCACTCATTGCGGCAACGACACAACGCATATTGTATCCATTTCCACAACACCCATAAGAGTTGTCAGTCAGCCTGTTGAAGAAAACTCCGCGTTGCTTCATGCAAAAAGAGAATTTTATCGCAGTATTGGCAGTGCCAAAAACACCTTGCGCTCCAAGTGGATTCCCCTGCTCAAAGATTGCATGCCACCCATCGTGCTGCGTTATGTCCAGCAATTGCGCCAGCGTGAAAAAACTGCGGAAACCCTGACATGGCAAGGTAATTATCCTGACTGGCAAAGCGCTGTCGCCGCCTCAACTGGCTATGATCAGGAAGCTATTTTCGTGAAGGTTCGCGACGCAGCTCGCGCTGTGCGTGATGGCAAAGCCCGCTGGGAGCGCGACTCCGCCCTTTTTTATCATGAAGAATACAACTTGCCTTTGCTGTCGGCGCTCATGAGCGTGGCCGCATGGAACAAGGGCCGCTTGCGCGTCCTTGATTTCGGCGGCGCATTTGGTAGCACCTACTGGCAGCATAAGCACTTGCTGCACAAGCTGGACGAGCTGTCGTGGAATGTGGTGGAACAACCGCGCATCGTTGCCTGCGGACAGGCTGAATTCAGCACTGATGAGCTACGTTTTTGGCTCGACATTCAAGCCTGTGCCACGGCTGGACCAGTGGACGTGATGTTGTTTTCCAGCGTGCTGCAATATCTGGAGCTTCCTTATGCCCTGCTTGAACAGGCTGTTACCCTACAACCGCAAGCCATTATTCTGGCGCGCACTCCGTTTGCTGAGGAGGGAGAGCGGATAACCATACAGCATGTGCCCGTAGAAATATATGCGGCGAATTATCCCTGCCGCTGGCTAAACAGAAGCCGTGTGACCGCGATCCTGAGGGAAAACTACTGCCTACTGCCTGACTACCGGACGCACCTTGATCCGCCGGGGTTTTGCGGGATCATCGCCATAAAACGAGACCAGCATGCTGAATGACACCAAGAAGGCTCTCTGGGCGCTTGTTGAAAAAAACCAGTTCCACTCTTCTTTTGTTGGCGCTTTCGTCAATCCATTTTGGCTGTGTCGTAGGGAACTTTTCAGGACGCTGCAAGAATTAGCACCTGGCTTGTCTGGTACTGTTCTGGATTTTGGGTGCGGTTCGGGGCCGTATCGGCGACTGCTGTGCAACGCGAGCGCATATATTGGATTGGAATATGATACGCCCGCAAACCGTGCGGGAAAAAGTGCCGACATTTTCTATGATGGTTTGACGATACCTCTGGGCGACAGTTCAGTTGATAGTATTCTGTCAACACAGACGCTAGAGCACGTGCCAAACCCAGAGCGCATTACAGAAGAGTGGCACAGGGTTCTCTGTCCTGGAGGCAGAGTTCTGCTTACTGTTCCTTTCATGTGGCCAGAGCACGAGATGCCGTACGATTACCAGCGATACACAACGAATGGGCTGCGACATCTTCTTGAGCGCAAAGGTTTTTCAATCCTTGACCAAAGACGGCTGCTTGCAGACTGCCGTACGCCTGCACAGTTGCTTCTTGCATGGCTTTATGACGCACTGCGGTTCGGCGTGCGTTCACCAAAGACACGATTACTGCTGACTTTCCTTTTGTGTGCCCCCATAGCATTGTTGGCTGAAGGGATGGCTGTGGTTTGCCCCAAAAACATGAATACGTATATGGACAATGTAATTTTGGCGGAAAAATTCGCATGACCCTCCCCTTCGTTCTCTTTGCCAATCCTGGAGCCGCATACCGCGAGCGCAAAGCTGAAGTACTGGCTGCGGTGGAGAGATCATTCGACAGCGGGCACTACATCCTTGGCAAGGAGGTAGAGGCATTCGAGAAATGCTTTGCTGCCTACCTTGGCGTTGATCATGTCGTCAGTTGTGCCAACGGCACAGACGCCATCGAACTGGCCCTGCGTGCACTGGGAGTTGGCCCCGGTAAGGCGGTCTTTACCGTGTCGCATACAGCTGTTGCCACTGTGGCCGCCATTGAACGGGCTGGCGGGCAGCCGGTGTTGGTGGATATTGATGAAGCCACTTACACCATGGCGCCCGCCTCGCTTGACGCAGCAATTCAACATCTGCTGGTCCACCGCCCGGACTTGGCCCCGGCAGCGGTCATTCCGGTGCATCTCTATGGCCATCCTTGCGATATGGACGCCATCACGGCCATTGCCACCCGTCACGGCATGAGCGTGCTTGAAGACTGCGCTCAGGCGCACGGCGCGCGCTATAAAGGTCACATGGTCGGGACAATAGGAGCGGCGGCTTCCTTTAGCTTCTATCCCACCAAAAACTTGGGTGCACTGGGTGATGGGGGGGGGGTGGCCACCAATGACGCAGTCCTGGCCGCAGAAATGGCCGCCCTGCGCCAATATGGCTGGAAAGAACGATACATCAGCGCCAGAACAGGTATAAACAGCCGTCTTGATCCTGTACAAGCTGCGATACTCGCAGTCCAGCTCAAGCATCTGAACGTGGACAATGCCGTTCGCAAACGCATCGCAACTATCTATACCACTGAGCTTGCAGGCTGTGGCCTTATTTTGCCCACAACTGCGTCATGGGCGGAGCACGCGTTTCACCTTTACGTGATACAGTGCTCAAATAGGACGGGTTTTACGGCGTTTTTGCGTGAGCGCGGCGTGGGAACAGCAGTTCATTATCCAGCGCCCGTACATATGCAACCCGCGTATGAAAACCGCATGCTGCTCGCCCCCGGCGGACTGTCCGTGACTGAAAGTATAACGGACCGCATTGTCAGCCTGCCCATGTTTCCACAGTTGAGCCATGATGATGTGGCGCGCGTCTGTTCGGCAGCACGTCAATGGGCTAAAACGCATAATTAGGGAGCTTGTATGGATTTCTCCGGGGCCAGGGTACTCATCACTGGTGGCGCGGGCTTTATCGGCTCCACCCTCGCTCATCGCCTTGTAAATCTCGGTGCGCAAGTAACCATTGCCGACAGTTTTATTCCCGAGTACGGAGGCTCTCCTGCCAATCTGGAAGGGATTGAAAAGAAAATATCACTTTCCGTAACGGATGTGCGCGACCCGCACGCCATGCGCTATCTGGTCCAAGGGCAGGATTTTCTCTTTAACTTGGCGGGACAGACCAGCCATATGGATTCAATGGCTGACCCATTCACAGATCTTGAAATCAATGCAAAAGCCCAGCTTTCTATTCTTGAATCCTGCCGCACGAACAACCCTCGCGTGAAGATCGTCTTTGCAGGCACTAGACAGATATACGGTCGCCCGGATTATCTACCCGTGGATGAGGAGCACCCTATCCGCCCTGTGGACATCAACGGCATCCACAAGGTTGCAGGCGAGTGGTACCACATGTTGTACAATAACGTGTACGGCCTGCGTTCCACCGTACTGCGCCTGACCAACACCTACGGCCCACGCATGCGCATTAAAGATGCTCGTCAAACCTTTGTAGGCATATGGATACGCTTGATCCTGGAGGGCAAGATCTTCGAGGTCTGGGGAGGCGAGCAATTGCGCGACTTCACCTATGTGGAGGATTGCGTGGAAGCTTTGCTGCTAACTGCATCGGACCAGGCGGACGGAAAAGTCTACAATCTTGGTGGAGACAAGGTTGTCAGCCTGAGGGAGTTGGCTGATGCACTTATCGCAGCCAGTAACTGTGGCCAATATGCCCTGAAGGATTTTCCCGAAGATCGCAAGAAAATAGATATTGGCGACTATTACTCTCAAGATGCGCGTATTCGAAAAGAATTGGGCTGGCACCCCGTAGTGTCGCTGGAGGAGGGCTTGAGTCGGACATTGGCCTACTTTGCTCCACGCTTGGAGAAATACCTGTGAGCACCCGACATTTCTGCACTTATTTCGATCACAATTATCTTCCGCGCGGCATAGTCATGCTGGAGAGCCTACATGAACACTGCCCTCACGCGCAAATCCATGTGCTTTGTCTTTCTGACCAGTGTCATGCCGCACTAGCCGCGCTTGCCTATCCTTACGTTTCTTTGATCCGGTTGCCCCATCTTGAAGCCGCGGATCCGGAGTTGGCCGCGACCCAAGCAACCCGCAGCCTCATCGAATATTACTTCACCATTACTCCATGCCTCCCGTGGCACTTGCTGACGCGAGACGATACTATTGATGAGGTTACCTACCTCGACGCAGACATGATGTTTTTCTCATCACCGGAGCCGATTTTTGAAGAAGCGCCAAGAGCTTCGGTCATCATCACCCCACATAAGTTTGCTCCGCATTTGGCAGCTTTAATTAAATTTGGAATGTATAATGTAAGTTGGCTGACATTTCGCAGAACTACGGAAGGGATGGCCTGCCTTGCATGGTACCGCAAGTCCTGCTTGAACTGGTGCAAGGACGAATTGGAGGCTGACCGCTTCGCTGACCAAAAGTATTTGGACGCCTTCCCGCAGCGCTTCGCCGGAGTCCATGTCATGCAACACAATGGAGGTGGTGTCGCCCCCTGGAACCTTGCGGCTGCCTCCGTGACCCGGCGTGGTAATGCGGTTACGGTCAATGGTGAAACGTTGATTTTTTATCATGCTCAAGGTTTTAAGCATATTCGAGGACCATTTTATTCCTCAGGTTTTCGTGATTATTCTTGTTCTTTGACGTGCGAAGTAAGGGGAGGGATAGTTTGCCAATATGCAAGGCGTTATTCGCTTGCTGTGCAGGCGTTAAAAGGGGGGCGGGGCTCTTTTGTCGGTATTCGGCAAGATTTGAGAAGCAACTTTGCTTTTTTACGTGACTGCAAGAGTATTCTGCGAGAATGGGAGCAGCAAGCCTTAGTCGTGTGCTGGTCGTGGCGAAAGTTTCGGCATGGTCAAGGTCGCCTCTGTTGCCGCTGAGGCCTTAAGCGACGCTTTTCTTTCTCGATTGGGTTTTGCCCCCCCCCCCCTCCCGGCGGTTGTATGTGCTGTCAAAATATGTGCGCCGCAAGGTCCGTGTAACTGACGTCCTGGCTATTGCTCGTGACTGCGCTGGGTATTGAAGTGTCGGTCGTTTTTCAAAAACTACGGATTGTTGGCAAGCTATTGCGAGGAAGAGTGCTCGGCGAGTTCGGATGAGCGATGTGCTTAAGCGTTGGCGTGTGTGGGGGCGCCGGTATCTTTTTTGCGCTTGTGGATGAAGAGTTGAGGTGCGTTGGGTGATGCCGCCTGTATGAAGGTCGAGAGAAATCGTTTCGCTGCTGCCGAGGCCGGAAAAGGCGCATTTATGAGTGTATTCTAATTTCACAACCGCGAGTGTGGTGGCTATGCTGAAGATTCGTGTGCTGGAAAAATTTCGAGCGGGTTTGCGCAAGCTTTTGCTCCCGCATTTGATTCGATTAGCGTATGGAAAAGTGCCTTGGTCATTCAAGA
This genomic window from Nitratidesulfovibrio sp. SRB-5 contains:
- a CDS encoding ABC transporter permease; the encoded protein is MPHELVIEAGRAERQYWKDLWRYRELFLILMWRDVAVQYKQTVVGILWAVLRPLLTMAAFTFVFGKVAKLPSEGGVPYPLMVFVAMLPWQLFATSLAATANSLVSNSNLVSKVYFPRIIVPAGTMGVALVDYAISFLLLGGMMAWYQYAPPLQILAAIPLTMLAAIVALGPGLILCALNVTYRDFRIIVPFITQFGLYVSPVGFSSGIVPEKWRILYECNPMVGVIDGFRWAMLGSIEFPARALCISMICAFICMLLGIKIFRKTERTFADVI
- a CDS encoding ABC transporter ATP-binding protein, whose product is MKPIISVEGLGKCYTIRHEGQTRYKSLREEIFKLPQRLLHRNAQSQEEFWALKDVRFDVMPGDRVGIIGRNGAGKSTLLKLLSRITEPTTGRITLRGRVASLLEVGTGFHPELSGRENIFLNGAILGMSRAEVRKKFDEIVDFAGVEKFLDTPVKRYSSGMYVRLAFAVAAHLEPEILIVDEVLAVGDAEFQKKCLGKMEDVGKSGRTVLFVSHNMAAMQQLCRYGILLSDGRITDNCDINAAWKKYQNINNQQKAQSEATEFDLKSRRPHGCIREIFTKINLFSIGGVCQSRFEMKSGMVIDFSIANLNDEKDIDFGVVIYDDAGARMTTYNTWMLGVNVEPCTQKLRITIPELFLSPGEYTVNACAARKTAGEYIDRIEPGIKFSIAESNMFSTGYSYSRTDGIFFQNAKMECL
- a CDS encoding FkbM family methyltransferase — translated: MFVVLLKNRLKEIIRKSNLCRKIAEIYDLFPYRMIHYGQNAEDIIAGSLFPASYTGFYVDIGAHHPVKFSNTYLLYQAGWQGINIDPLPGSMTLFNKMRPKDVNLEICVSDDDADVEYYIFSEPAYNTISKKRAEHVISRSYSQLIETKAIKTESLKAIFSRHIPKGQSIDLMTIDVETMELQVLKTNDWERYIPRVIVIESLASFEKDIFSIIHDPAISYLIEQDYRIIGKAINAVYLQHGK
- a CDS encoding TIGR04325 family methyltransferase codes for the protein MIAPIALFAFNRPEHLRRTLDALAANELAAASDLTIFCDGPRSENEKTQTEAVRAVAQAAGGFRSCTVIERKKNHGLATSIITGVTEILDKSDRIIVLEDDMATSPHFLQYMNDGLNIYADNPKVASVHGWCFPNTIANPPETFFLHGADCWGWATWKRAWNFFEPDACKLLMQLYQRNMADAFNLDGAYKYTEMLQAALEGKNDSWAVRWHASAFLRNMYTLHPSRSLVQNIGLDASGTHCGNDTTHIVSISTTPIRVVSQPVEENSALLHAKREFYRSIGSAKNTLRSKWIPLLKDCMPPIVLRYVQQLRQREKTAETLTWQGNYPDWQSAVAASTGYDQEAIFVKVRDAARAVRDGKARWERDSALFYHEEYNLPLLSALMSVAAWNKGRLRVLDFGGAFGSTYWQHKHLLHKLDELSWNVVEQPRIVACGQAEFSTDELRFWLDIQACATAGPVDVMLFSSVLQYLELPYALLEQAVTLQPQAIILARTPFAEEGERITIQHVPVEIYAANYPCRWLNRSRVTAILRENYCLLPDYRTHLDPPGFCGIIAIKRDQHAE
- a CDS encoding class I SAM-dependent methyltransferase, which gives rise to MLNDTKKALWALVEKNQFHSSFVGAFVNPFWLCRRELFRTLQELAPGLSGTVLDFGCGSGPYRRLLCNASAYIGLEYDTPANRAGKSADIFYDGLTIPLGDSSVDSILSTQTLEHVPNPERITEEWHRVLCPGGRVLLTVPFMWPEHEMPYDYQRYTTNGLRHLLERKGFSILDQRRLLADCRTPAQLLLAWLYDALRFGVRSPKTRLLLTFLLCAPIALLAEGMAVVCPKNMNTYMDNVILAEKFA
- a CDS encoding DegT/DnrJ/EryC1/StrS family aminotransferase, coding for MTLPFVLFANPGAAYRERKAEVLAAVERSFDSGHYILGKEVEAFEKCFAAYLGVDHVVSCANGTDAIELALRALGVGPGKAVFTVSHTAVATVAAIERAGGQPVLVDIDEATYTMAPASLDAAIQHLLVHRPDLAPAAVIPVHLYGHPCDMDAITAIATRHGMSVLEDCAQAHGARYKGHMVGTIGAAASFSFYPTKNLGALGDGGGVATNDAVLAAEMAALRQYGWKERYISARTGINSRLDPVQAAILAVQLKHLNVDNAVRKRIATIYTTELAGCGLILPTTASWAEHAFHLYVIQCSNRTGFTAFLRERGVGTAVHYPAPVHMQPAYENRMLLAPGGLSVTESITDRIVSLPMFPQLSHDDVARVCSAARQWAKTHN
- a CDS encoding NAD-dependent epimerase/dehydratase family protein, with translation MDFSGARVLITGGAGFIGSTLAHRLVNLGAQVTIADSFIPEYGGSPANLEGIEKKISLSVTDVRDPHAMRYLVQGQDFLFNLAGQTSHMDSMADPFTDLEINAKAQLSILESCRTNNPRVKIVFAGTRQIYGRPDYLPVDEEHPIRPVDINGIHKVAGEWYHMLYNNVYGLRSTVLRLTNTYGPRMRIKDARQTFVGIWIRLILEGKIFEVWGGEQLRDFTYVEDCVEALLLTASDQADGKVYNLGGDKVVSLRELADALIAASNCGQYALKDFPEDRKKIDIGDYYSQDARIRKELGWHPVVSLEEGLSRTLAYFAPRLEKYL
- a CDS encoding glycosyl transferase, translating into MSTRHFCTYFDHNYLPRGIVMLESLHEHCPHAQIHVLCLSDQCHAALAALAYPYVSLIRLPHLEAADPELAATQATRSLIEYYFTITPCLPWHLLTRDDTIDEVTYLDADMMFFSSPEPIFEEAPRASVIITPHKFAPHLAALIKFGMYNVSWLTFRRTTEGMACLAWYRKSCLNWCKDELEADRFADQKYLDAFPQRFAGVHVMQHNGGGVAPWNLAAASVTRRGNAVTVNGETLIFYHAQGFKHIRGPFYSSGFRDYSCSLTCEVRGGIVCQYARRYSLAVQALKGGRGSFVGIRQDLRSNFAFLRDCKSILREWEQQALVVCWSWRKFRHGQGRLCCR